A DNA window from Primulina tabacum isolate GXHZ01 chromosome 12, ASM2559414v2, whole genome shotgun sequence contains the following coding sequences:
- the LOC142520908 gene encoding F-box protein At3g07870-like has translation MDPNMRNERRRRIYERRRRGEEDQPMMWPNSGAKRQRKLKDFLQEITVKQRSQGKGAAAQNSESESEFEIMQIPDDLLLKVFSILPAESLVKLQFVCKKWYGLVNGSMFIRFHAQQSETVLISRDLIVARAHTSCLLLPPVEPKPHFHYLDLNRGNDNFVESCVIDLVDIRASCDGLVLGIKAKNKGLILMNPLTRKHAKLPLGTVGFRESYGFAFCVQARTYKVAHLFREAPGYTVCEILNVSTRKWTCMDGPSSELLHDVTQRPVSVHGSLYWMPREHGSDYFVTMNLEDEKFSTMKLPIFCVTNDRLVDVGGALGFVTHATLNLMQVWILNGRENWVKRYSIYMNFDVRRVVPICSSRNGKEIVFEYPGHYLYVYDMETGDTKEVYSRDDEEYCEGAETLFIPHRNTLASWKDAIN, from the coding sequence ATGGATCCCAATATGCGGAATGAAAGGAGGCGGCGCATCTATGAAAGAAGGAGACGGGGGGAGGAGGATCAGCCGATGATGTGGCCGAACTCCGGCGCCAAAAGGCAGCGGAAGCTGAAAGATTTTCTGCAGGAAATAACTGTAAAGCAGCGATCACAGGGAAAAGGAGCTGCTGCCCAGAATTCAGAATCGGAGAGTGAATTTGAAATCATGCAAATTCCTGACGATTTGCTGTTGAAGGTTTTCAGTATACTTCCTGCTGAATCCCTTGTCAAGCTGCAGTTCGTGTGCAAGAAGTGGTATGGTTTAGTCAATGGCTCTATGTTCATCAGATTTCACGCACAGCAGTCCGAAACAGTGCTCATATCTCGAGATTTGATCGTTGCTAGAGCACATACTTCTTGCCTACTCTTACCACCCGTTGAGCCTAAACCTCACTTCCATTACTTGGATTTGAATCGTGGGAACGACAATTTTGTTGAATcttgtgtgattgatttagTCGATATTCGGGCGAGCTGTGACGGTCTAGTGCTTGGTATAAAGGCCAAGAACAAGGGATTGATACTCATGAATCCCTTGACAAGAAAACATGCTAAGCTTCCATTAGGCACGGTTGGTTTCCGTGAATCCTATGGTTTTGCGTTCTGCGTCCAGGCAAGAACGTACAAGGTTGCACACTTGTTTCGTGAGGCGCCTGGGTATACCGTCTGTGAAATCTTgaatgtgagcacaagaaaatGGACTTGTATGGATGGCCCTTCTTCTGAATTACTACACGACGTTACGCAGAGGCCTGTATCGGTTCATGGATCATTGTACTGGATGCCGAGGGAACATGGTAGTGACTATTTTGTCACCATGAATTTAGAGGATGAAAAATTTAGCACCATGAAACTACCAATCTTTTGCGTTACGAACGACAGACTGGTCGACGTTGGGGGAGCTCTTGGTTTTGTGACTCATGCCACACTGAATCTGATGCAAGTGTGGATTTTGAACGGAAGGGAGAATTGGGTGAAGCGTTATAGCATATACATGAACTTTGACGTTAGGCGTGTTGTGCCCATTTGTAGCTCGAGAAATGGGAAGGAAATCGTGTTTGAATATCCAGGCCATTACTTGTATGTTTACGATATGGAAACCGGTGATACGAAGGAGGTTTATTCAAGAGATGACGAGGAATATTGTGAAGGAGCAGAAACGCTCTTCATCCCTCACAGAAATACTCTTGCATCATGGAAGGATGCGATTAACTAA